The Fulvitalea axinellae region GGCTGTATCTTGTGTGGACGAGGGGCAGGTGGTGACTATTTACGATGTGATTCGTCCGCAGGTGGAAGACGGTTATCAAGGCAAGTCAATCGTGTCGGTTTATATGGCGCCGGAGCATGCATATGATACGGCATTTCTTCAGCAAACGGACCAACAGCTTTTGGATAATGCCTACCGGACTTTTAACCGATATTTTCCCGGATTTGAGTCGGAGGTGTTGGGGCATGACATCACGCGTTTCGATTACGCGTTTCCCGTTTTCAATCCGGGATATTCGCAAAAAGTAAGGAGCTTGTATAATGACCCGAGTTTACGAGGCCCGGTTTTTTTGGCAGGTGACTTTATGGTTTACGCCACGGTGGATGGAGCTATGATTAGCGGAAATCGCGCAGCCAAGGGTGTGTTGAGATATTTGAGAGGGAAAAAGTAACTGGTTGGTCTTAGGTCTTGCGATAAGTGTCTCTTGGTTCTTATTTGCAAAACGTAGAGACAAAAAGCCGTTTGTCTCTACGTTTTACTTTTTTACCACGATACGGTACGCTCCGTATAAGAAGGCGTCGATTTTATAATATTTCCGGATTCGTCGAATTCCAACGGGTCGATCACCAATAGGGGCGCTTTGTGGTTTCGGCTTTGTCCGTGGCACGAGAGCCAAAGGTTTCCGTCAGGGCCTTCGAATATTTGGTTATGGCCAACGGCGTTGTATGGCGAGTTCGGGTCGTCGGTGTACTCGAAGCCGCGGCTTTCCGTAAGGCCTTTGTTTTGTCCGCCGTAGATGGGGTTTTGTTTGGCTTTGGTCCAAGGGCCCGCTATATTTTTGGCTGTCGCGTAGCCGATTTCGTAGCCCCGGGTCCAGCTTGAGTAGAAGAGGTAATACGTGCCTTTGCGCTTGATTACGTAGGCGCCCTCTATGCCGGCCGAATCCCATTCTTTGTATGTCTTGATCTTCTTTTCGTTTCTGCCGTAGCGAAAAACCAACACGGGGTTGTTCTGCTCGTCCATTTCGTATTCCACGTCGCCGGAAGTGATGGCGCTGATCGGCTTGGAGGTGAATTTGCCCGTAGCCAAATCAATCTTAGCCGAACCCATCCAGAAAGATCCGTCACTAAGCACTTCGTGCCAGAAAGCGTAGGTTTGTCCGTCGTCGTCTTCGAAGAAGGTTAGGTCATTGCCGCGGGCCAGCGGTTTGTCTTCGGTCACTACGGTGTAAGGGCCCTCGATTTGGTGGGCCACCGCATAGCCGATATGCTGCCAGTCGTAACCCAAGGCTTTGTTCCGGCAATTGAAGGTGGCGTAGTATTTCCCTTTGATTTTCTGGATTTCGGGCGCCCAAAATCTGCGGTAATACCATTTGGTAGAGTCCGGCCGGCGCACGATATGGTCCACGAATTCCCAGTCCTTAAGATTATCCGACCGATATAGCGGAATGCCGGGATTGAGGTTTCCGTTTTTTTCGGCGCCTTCCCAGTGTGGAAACGCCGTCCCGGTGAGGTACCAAGTCTCGCCGTCGCGTAGCACTTGGCAGTCGCGGAGGCCTTTGGCGTCTATGCCCGACCCGATGGGGTTTTGGTAAGTGAATTGTCCGTGTTTTTCCGGAGCGCAGGCTGTGGCAGAGAGAATCAGTAAAAGATAAATCAGCTGTTTCATAAGTGATACAAAATAAAGTCTAAAAGAAGCCCGAAAACGTGTGTCGGGCCGTGCTTCCCGCGGTATCGATTATGCGTGGGGGTTCCACGGCAGGATAGGTTTTGCCAAATGCTCCACAAGTTACGTAACCGTTGGCTTTGGCTTATGGTGAATATAAGTACTGGTTTTTAAACGATTGGGTTTGATCGGCGGTATCCCCTTTATTTTGGTGGAATGACCCTTTTTTCCTGGTTTCGCTATGTGTTTTACTCCTTCGCTGTTTACCCTCGTTTGCTCATGTTTGTCCTTTTGATTTCTGTTTTAGCTTTTGACAGTTCTGTGTTCTTGTCAGGATCTCTTCTTAATATTCTTATTGGAACAATAGAAGCGGATGGGGATTAACCTTTGGATAAGGTATTCGAACCGAGTTCGTGTTTTATAGAGGTAAATATCGATCTGGGAGCGTTAAGGCTTCCTCCGGAAGCGGGCATTCGATGTCACCGCCCCGGTCGCCTTTTGCGGTGGCGCAGGCGCTTTATACTCCTGAAGAATTCGGCGGAAGGGTTGGGGCGTTGGAGGACGCCGAGCCGGAAGAGCGTTTCGGCGACGAATTTTTTGGGGAAGTGGACCGGACGCTTAGCGAATACGCTCGGGTAAGTGAGCTGGTGGAGCAGTTGGGTAAACTGCCGGCGGAGGTTTCCGGAAAAAAACGCGGAGAACCATGCCCGATACGAATGCGCGAATGGGCGTTTACCAAAGAGCAGCTGAGTGTGTTGGACAGACTGGAACACCGTTGTTACGATTGGCTCAATGGCAAAATCAATTATATGGGACGGCAGAGGCCTTTTGTGGCTTCCGTTCTGGATTTGCTCAACGATATACAGGCCGAGCACGAAAGGCTAACGTACAGGATGATGACCAGGGAGTATAGGCTATGGACGCCGGACTTGGAGGAAGGTTGTGATGAGTACGGCCTAGCCAACGACGCTTGGACGCGCCTTTTGACCGATTCTGGCCGGCTGGTAGTAAGCGTGAGGAATTCGGAGTATACGGAATCGCCACATCAGCGTTTTCCCGGGTTTCGGGCGGTGGCCATGTCGCGTTTGTTGCGTTTGATGAGCCGTCCATTCGGTAGGAACTTGGTGAATCAGCTGGCTTTTGGAGATAAAAAGGTGGCCGTATACCCTAACGACAAACAGAAGGAAGGCGTGGGTGTGGGGATTTGGCGGGGCTCCCGGAAAGGTCCGTATGAGGGGAGGTTCAAGGAACCGCCGACCCGGGAAAAGCCGTTTCCGGAAATGCGGGCCACTGAAGGTTGCGACGCGTTCGTGACCCTCTCCTTGCCCCATAGCCAAGACGCCGGCCGATTGTGTTTTGACGATAGCTGGACCGAAGAGCAGTTCGGGAAATTGGATATAGATTTTGCCACCGCTATGCGCGAAGGCGAGATGCCGGAGGCGGAGGAAGAGGAATTGGCAGTGTCGATACGGGAAAGGCAGGACAGCGACGAGTTGACGGAACTGGCCAAAGGCTTGGGTACGGTCACGCTGTTGCCGGGTTTTTTGTCGTTGGGCCATGAGCTGGGCCACGCCAAGCATATGACGCACGGCGATTACCGTTCGGCCCCCGCGGATCTTTATAATCCGGATAACGGTGCCGAGCGGTTTTGGGGAAATAACGAGGAGCATTTTGCCATTACCCAATACGAAAACAAGATACGGGAAGAGCACGGCCTAAGACCGAGAAAGTGGCATATAATCACCAACTATATGAATGCGAACGTAGCGTTTCCGCGTTTGCCGAAGAAAGATCGGACGATGTTTTTGGCCCGAACGGGCGCTCCGAATTGACGGGGTTATTTAATAAAGGGAATCGTAAACCGTAAGAATTGACTTCAATTAGAATATCGTGCTTGTATTTTTAATTCTGATTTTATCCCTAAAATCAATGTCAATTGTAATATGGGGCAATATAGTACTGTTTTGCTTGTTTGTATATGAATATCTTTATAGGCTAATATTTAACCTACTATTAGCCCATAGAACAATGACAAACAGGATAATTAAAATCAAACACCTTTCCTTTTTCTTTGTATTGCTTTTTCTATCTCAAACTGTATTGGCGCAAATGCCGAATACGATCAGTAAAGCCGAAAAGATCTACGGTCTTTCGAAGTTTTGGCAGGAAGTGAATTACAATCTGAACTTTCGCTCTCCCTGCATTTGGGAGAGCGATTCTTAATGAATATATTTCAGGCCGACCGCAAGGCGTCAAGTTCTTCCATGGCAGCCTTTATCATCTTCAAATACAATTTTGATTTTATCGCAAAGTGATTCAGCTTCTCCTTAACCTTCAGTTTTTCCAGTTTTATGTAGGCGATCATGGAAGCGAAGATGTGGTTCAATTGGGTAATCTCCATCTTTGTGGGAGACTTGCCTAACATCGTGTTTTGCTTGAGCGACTTATGGAACTCCTCGACTTTCCACCGTTTTTGGTAGATCGCTACGATATCCTCGAAAGCCATGTTCTCCCCGTTGGTAACCAGCCATTGTTCCGCGGTCGACCGGTCCCTGTTTGTAAAGACTTGTTTGGCGAGCGTGACAGGAAAATCAACTCCCTTGACCCACACCCGCTTCACTTGACCGCTTTCAATAGGCGCATCCGAAACGTGAATGAATTTGCCCTCGTTTTTGTCCTTTTCGCTCATTGCTATATTCCTGTTGCTCTTCAGCGGGCAAACGAAAACCTTCTTGAGCTTGTAATGAATATACTTCAGCGTATCGCTGGCGGTGAACCACGTATCGAAAAGAATGTACCTGAAAACCAGTTTGTTCAGAAAGTTTAGACGGTGTAAAACTTCCAGTACCATCTCATTTTTCGTTTTCTCGCTTTTACGCTTTTCCTTCCCGTTCTTGTCTATGTATTTCACCGTCTTGTGGACGATCTCATAAGCGACCGGACAGTTAACCGTTTGTCCTTCCACGGTATTGCTCAGAAGAAAGTTAAGGGAGTTGATCCCTTTGACCGCTTTGCCTACAGTATGGTCGAAATGATAAGCTACGATGTCGTTTTCCGAGGAATGAGGCTTGTGGACAATGCAATCGTCGATACTCAAAACCGCCTCTTCGCCCTCAATACTCCTGGCGAAAGACTTCACCTCTTTCCAAAAAGCCTTTTGGTCCATGTCCGGTTGCTTGAGGAGGTCGCTGAAATAATCATGGGGAATCTGATTGTCCAAAGATGCTGAGAGCCCTGTTGAGGTGGCTTGCCCTCGACTGGCAATAAGATAATCCGTGTATAATTCAAATCCGTCTCTCCTTTTCATTTTTCAAAAATCGGTCACTTATCATATAATTTCCAAAATTGCAATAGGAAAGGCGAGCGAAAGGTCAGTTACAATTTTATTTATCTGAATAAAGTTGACCGAAAAGCCTGGGACGCCGAATATAAAAAACTGATAACCGAAGTAGGCGAGACAAAAAATGATTATGAGTATTACCGCCTGTTGGAACGTTTTTGCGCCATGCTAAAGGACGGTCATACTAATGTGTATATGCCTGTAGAGGTTGCGAATAAGCTTTATGGCGTTTATTTCGGTGATTATCGATTTGTGCTTAGCAATATTGACGGCCAAACCGTAGTGACGAGGATCAATAAGGAAAAGATAAAAGAAATACCGCTGGGCACCGTAATCACGGAAGTGAATGGCATGCCTACGGCCGAATATCAGAAGAAATACGTGAAGCCGTATATCTCATCATCGACGGATTATATTGTTGAGGATTACGCCGCTTTTAGATTACTGAAGGCACCGGAAGGCACCAAGCATACGGTGGTGTTCCGTCGCCCTGACGGAAAGGAAAAAACCTTGGAACTGACCTGTGGAAAGGAAAAAGAACTTGCATTATATCCGGAAATGGAGGAATGGAAGCGTTTTGAGTTCAAATGGCTGAAAAAAGGGGTGGCGTATATTTCCCTAAACTCTTTCGGCAGTCCGGAAATCATAGACATGTTCAAAAAGAAATTGCCGGAAATATACAAAGCGAAGAAGTTGGTTGTGGATTTACGCAAAAACGGTGGTGGTAGTACTAGTACAGGATTGGCGATTCTACAATACCTGACGACAGATAACGTTTTTTACGGGTCCAAATCCCGGAGCAGAT contains the following coding sequences:
- a CDS encoding glycoside hydrolase family 43 protein, with the translated sequence MKQLIYLLLILSATACAPEKHGQFTYQNPIGSGIDAKGLRDCQVLRDGETWYLTGTAFPHWEGAEKNGNLNPGIPLYRSDNLKDWEFVDHIVRRPDSTKWYYRRFWAPEIQKIKGKYYATFNCRNKALGYDWQHIGYAVAHQIEGPYTVVTEDKPLARGNDLTFFEDDDGQTYAFWHEVLSDGSFWMGSAKIDLATGKFTSKPISAITSGDVEYEMDEQNNPVLVFRYGRNEKKIKTYKEWDSAGIEGAYVIKRKGTYYLFYSSWTRGYEIGYATAKNIAGPWTKAKQNPIYGGQNKGLTESRGFEYTDDPNSPYNAVGHNQIFEGPDGNLWLSCHGQSRNHKAPLLVIDPLEFDESGNIIKSTPSYTERTVSW
- a CDS encoding IS701 family transposase gives rise to the protein MKRRDGFELYTDYLIASRGQATSTGLSASLDNQIPHDYFSDLLKQPDMDQKAFWKEVKSFARSIEGEEAVLSIDDCIVHKPHSSENDIVAYHFDHTVGKAVKGINSLNFLLSNTVEGQTVNCPVAYEIVHKTVKYIDKNGKEKRKSEKTKNEMVLEVLHRLNFLNKLVFRYILFDTWFTASDTLKYIHYKLKKVFVCPLKSNRNIAMSEKDKNEGKFIHVSDAPIESGQVKRVWVKGVDFPVTLAKQVFTNRDRSTAEQWLVTNGENMAFEDIVAIYQKRWKVEEFHKSLKQNTMLGKSPTKMEITQLNHIFASMIAYIKLEKLKVKEKLNHFAIKSKLYLKMIKAAMEELDALRSA
- a CDS encoding S41 family peptidase: MLKDGHTNVYMPVEVANKLYGVYFGDYRFVLSNIDGQTVVTRINKEKIKEIPLGTVITEVNGMPTAEYQKKYVKPYISSSTDYIVEDYAAFRLLKAPEGTKHTVVFRRPDGKEKTLELTCGKEKELALYPEMEEWKRFEFKWLKKGVAYISLNSFGSPEIIDMFKKKLPEIYKAKKLVVDLRKNGGGSTSTGLAILQYLTTDNVFYGSKSRSRLHIPSYKAWGGWAKAEDTVGMTNPEGLAWHKQALESARDEYYHDFPYSPDSVSLDEKRIKVPTVLLIGHKTASAAEDFLILADNQKHMTKMGERTFGSTGQPMVFDLPGGGSARVCTKQDLYPDGREFIGVGVLPDIEVKKTLEDFIKDRDPGLKAALKFLKEQDRAL